The Amycolatopsis endophytica genome includes the window CGTCGAGCGGGTCGCCGTCCTGCCCGAGGGTGTCGTCGATGAAGCCGTAGTCGGCCGGGTACTGGGTGGCCGTGAACAGCGTCCGGTCCAGGCGGATCCGGCCCGTCTTGTGGTCCACCTCGTACTTGTTGCGCTCCCCCTTGGGGATTTCGATCGTGGCGTCGAACTCCACGGCTTCCTCGCTGACCTCGTCTTTTCCCACCGGAACCGGCGGCTTACGGTATCGCTAACTTGTTCTCACTAGTGTGGACCACGCGCCGTTGGGAAGTCGCACCGATGTCGTCTTGACAACAGTGAGTTTGCCCGCGGCGGTCCGCAGGCGAGGAGGAGGGGTGCGTGCCGAGCAACGACCAGCCCGAGTGGCCGTCCGAAGACATCGACGTCCCGGACGTCTCCGCCGAGGAGAAGCCCGCCGACGGCGGTGCGACGGCCCAGCTGCCGGTGCCGGACAAGGTCTCCCTCCCCGAGCAGCCCACGCTGTTCGTGCCGGGCGAGCCGGCGCGGGATGTCGAGAAGACCCAGTTCATCGCCACGCCGAAGCCGGACGCCGAGAGCACCCAGGTGATCGACCTGCGGCAGGCTCCGCCGCCGGAGGAACAGCAGACCGAGCCCCGGCCGGTCCCGCGCCCGCAGCAAACCCCGCCGCCACGGCCGCAACCTCCCGAGCAGCACCAGCCGCCCCGCCCGCAGCCGGTGCAGCCCGCCGCCGTCCCGCTCGTGCAGCCGATGCGCATCGAGCCCGGCGGCGATGTCCACCCCGCCGAGGCGACCACCGGCGAGGAGCCGCCCCCGCCCGCGCCGCGGGCGGAACCGAAGCCGAAGCGCCGCAAACGGGTGCTGCTCACCGGCGTGGTCGCGCTCGTCCTCGTCGTCGTGGTCGGGGCCGCGCTGGCGATCCCGTACGTCTCCAACCGGCTCGGCCTGCCGTGGGCGCCGAACCTGCCCCAGGGTGACGCGCCCGACCCGGTCCCGGTCGCGCTGTCGCTGCAGGCTCCGAGCGAGTCGGCGCCGGAGCCGACCGCGGCCGGGGTGTCCTCGGCGCTGGCTTCCGCGGCGTCCGCGCCCGCGCTGGGCACGCTCACCGGCGCGGTGATCGACCCCGCCACCGGTGAGCTGCTGTGGAACCGCAACGCCGGCCAGTTCCGGACCCCCGCGTCGACGACCAAGCTGCTGACCACCTCGGCCGCCCTCCTCGCCGTGGATCCCGGCACGCAGCTGAGCACGAAGGTCGTCCAGGGCTCCTCGCCGGACACCGCGGTGATCGTCGCGGGCGGGGACATCACCCTGTCGTCGCTGCCCGCCGGGCAGCAGTCGGTGTACTCGGGTGCCGCGCACCTCGACGACCTGGTCGCGCAGGTCAAGCAGGCCAGCGGTGGCGCGATCAAGAAGGTGCAGATCGACACCTCGGTGTGGTCCGGCGCCCAGACCGCGCCGGGCTGGGCCGCCGACGACGCGCCGCTCTACACCGCCGCGATGACGCCCGTGATGCTGGACGGCGGTCTCACCGATCCGACGAACGACCACTCGGTCCGCGTGGCGCAGCCGGCGACCACGGTGCTGCAGACCTTCGCCAACCGTCTCGGCGTGACCGCGGCCGGGAACGGGACGGCGCCGCAGGACGCGAAGGTGCTCGGTGAGGTCAAGTCGGCGCCGTTGAGCGAACTGATCGCCCACGCCCTCGAAGCGTCCGACAACACGCTCGCCGACGCGATCGGACGCCTCACCGCGACGGCGACCGGTGCGCAGGCGTCGTTCGCGGGCGCGGCGCAGGCGACCCTGTCCGTCCTGTCCCAGAACGGGTTCGACGTCTCGCAGGTCAAGCTCAGCGACAACAGCGGGCTCTCCCCGCAGAACGCCGTGCCCGCGAAGCTGCTCGCGGAGATCCTGTCGGTGGCCGCGGGGCCGGACGGCAAGGACCCTCGGACGGCGAAACTGCGCCCGATGCTGGCGGGGCTCCCGGTGGCGGGCGGCAGTGGCACGCTCGACGACCGCTACGACGCGCCGGGCTCGGAACCGGGCAAGGGGTGGGTGCGCGCCAAGACGGGCACTCTGTCCGGGGTCCACACGTTGGCAGGGGTAGTGCTGGACTCCGACGGCCGGGTCCTGGTGTTCGCGTTGATGTCCGACGGCGCCGACCAGGATTCCGCCCGCGCGGCACTGGACGTCGTCGCGACCTCGATCAGGGGTTGCGGCTGCCGCTGACTCCCGGAAGGTGGACACGATGAGCGAGGTGGCGACCAGGCCGGTCGTGGACTGGTCACTGGCCGCGTCCACGGGCGCCTTCCTCGCCCGCGGCGGGCCGGTGGTCTCCCGCGAGGAGGCCACGCTGGCCGTGACCGAGTTGCGGGATCTGACCGTGGACGCCGAAGCGCACGTCCGCGATCTCACCGGTCTCGGCTCGGGGCTGCCGCTGCTGCCCGGTGACGTGGTGGACCGGCCCGGCTGGGTCCGCTCGGCCGCCGCCGGGCTCGACGCGCTCACCGCGAAGGCCCTGCCGCCCAACCCGACCGGGCCGCTCGCGCCCGTCCTCGCCGGTGGCGCCGGCGTGCAGACCGGTGTGGTGCTGGCGTTCCTGGCCTCCAGGGTGCTGGGCCAGTACGACCCGTTCGGCGGGCCGGACCGCGACGGCAGGCTGATCCTGGTGGCGCCGAACGTGGTCACCGCGCAGCAGGCGCTGCGGGTGCCCGGCCGCGATTTCCGGATGTGGGTCTGCCTGCACGAGTCCACCCACCGGCTGCAGTTCACCGCGGTGTCCTGGCTGCGTGACTACTTCGCCGACGAGGTCGAGCGGTTGGTCGGCGGGCTGACCGGGGACGATGACGGGGTGGCCGACCTGCTCGGGCGGCTGCCGGACGCGTTGCGGGAGGTCAAGCGGGCCAGGGCCGACGGGATCGTCGCGGTCGGGCAGTTGCTGCGCTCGCCCGAGCAGCGCGAGGTGTTCGACCGCCTGCTCGCGCTGTCCACACTGCTCGAAGGGCACGCGGACTACGTGATGGACGCGGTGGGGCCGAGCGTCGTGCCCACGGTCGAGACCATCCGGGCGCGCTTCACCGACCGCCGTCAGGGCGGTGGCCTGCTGGACCGGTTGCTGCGGGCGCTGCTCGGCGTGGACGCCAAGATCCGCCAGTACGCGCAGGGCGCGGCCTTCACCCGGCACGTGGTCGGCCGGGTCGGGATGGCCGGGTTCAACGCGGTCTGGACCTCCCCGAACACCCTGCCGACCCGGTCCGAGATCGCCGACCCGGAGGCGTGGGTGCGGCGCGTCCACCCGTGACCGGGCCGCACCCCGCGGTGGCGGAGGTCCGCCGCGCGGTGCGGAAGCTGCTGGCGGGCTGCCCGGATCCGGCGGGGATCGACGTCGCGTTGTCCGGGGGAGCCGACTCGCTCGCGCTCACCGAGGCCGCGGTGTTCACCGGGCGGCGTCTCGGGCTGCCGGTGCGCGCGCTGGTCGTCGACCACGGGTTGCAGGAGGGTTCCGCGCGGGTGGCCGCCGAAGCGGCCGCGGTGGCGCGCGAGCTCGGGGTGGACTCCGCGGAGGTGCTGGCGGTCGAGGTGACCGGTCCGGGCGGACCCGAGGCGGCCGCCCGGTACGCCCGGTACGCGGCGCTTCGCGAACATCACCGCGGCATCGTCCTGCTCGGCCACACGCGCGACGACCAGGCCGAGACCGTCCTGCTCGGACTCGGCCGCGGGTCCGGTCCGCGCTCGATCGCGGGCATGCGTGCTGTGGATCATCCGTGGGGTAGGCCACTCCTGGACGTGCCCCGGGAGACGACGCGGGCGGCCTGTCGCGCGCTCGGGCTGACCCCGTGGGAAGACCCGCACAACAGCGATCCGCGCTTCACCCGCGCCCGCCTGCGCGCGGAGGTACTGCCACTGCTGGACGAGGTGCTGGGCGGCGGCGTCGCCGGGGCGCTGGCCCGCACGGCCGCCCAGCTCAGAGAGGATTCCGAGGCCCTCGACGCGTTCGCGGCGGACTTCCTGGCGCGGCACGGAAAACCGGACATCGAAGCGCTCGCGCCACTTCCGGCCTCCCTCCGGCGAAGGGTCCTGCGCGACTGGCTCGTCGCGGGCGGCGCGCGCGGACTCACCGACGCCCACCTGCGGTCGGTCGACGCGCTGGTCGGCGAATGGCGCGGTCAGGGCGGGGTCTGGCTACCCGGCGGCTTGGTGGTGACCCGCACGCATGGCAGGCTTGCCATGAATCCACCGGAAACAAGAGGGGACTGACCCGTGTACGAAGGCGAGATCGCCTCCGTCCTCATCACCGAGCAGCAGATCGAAGACAAGGTCACCGAGCTCGCCAAGCAGATCGCCGCGGACTACGAGCGCGAGACGTCCGCGGGCGACCTGCTGCTGGTGGGGGTGCTCAAGGGCGCCGTCATGTTCATGACCGACTTCGCCAGGGTGCTGCCGATGCCGGCGCAGCTGGAGTTCATGGCCGTCTCCTCGTACGGTTCGTCCACGTCGTCCTCCGGCGTGGTGCGGATCCTCAAGGACCTCGACCGCGACATCACCGGGCGTCACGTGCTGATCGTCGAGGACATCGTCGACTCCGGGCTCACGCTGTCCTGGCTGCTGAAGAACCTGGCGAGCCGCGACCCGGCGTCGCTGGAGGTCGTCACGCTGCTGCGCAAGCCGGACGCGGTCAAGGTCGACGTGCCGGTCCGCTACGTCGGGTTCGACATCCCGAACGAGTTCGTCGTCGGGTACGGGCTGGACTACGCGGAGCGCTACCGGGACCTGCCCTACATCGGCACCCTTGATCCGAAGGTGTACGGAGCCTGAACACGGTGCGTGAGCACCGGGAATTCCCGAACCGGATCGGGCCGGAACGCGTCATAACCGTCGGTGGGGTGCGTTAACCTGTGCGAACGAGGGTGACGCGCCGCGTTGCGGTACGAACATGGGGTAGGGAGAACTGATGGGGAGCTACGCGGACGCCGCGGCGTTCCGGAACGCCGCTGTCAACGGCCAGCTGGGGGTCGACCCCGACGCCGCGCAGACGGTGCTGAAGAAGATCCGCCTCGGCAAGGACCAGGTGGAGAACCTGCTGAACAACGCCGGATCGCTGGCCGAGGCGCCCAAGCTCGGGAACAACCCGGTCGGCAACGCGATCGCCGCGAAGTTCGTCGAGCGCGCCGACGGGGGCGGTGAGTCGTACGTGACCGCCCTGCGCAACCTCTACAGCCAGTACCAGCAGGCCGAAGAGGCCATCATCGCGGCCATGAGCCACTACGACAGGATCGACCAGGACGCCGTGGACGCGCTCGCGCCCGGGCGGCAGGCCTGACCGGGGGGTATTGATCACCATGACTTCTCCGAGCAGCGACTTCAGAGGCGGGTCCGTGCAGCTGGGCGACAACGGCGAGTCCGCCGCGCTCGTGCAGCAGGCTCGCAGCGGCGCGGGTGGCTTCACCTACGGCGGCGACCGCGCCATCGGCAGCCCCCCGAACTGGGCCTCGCAGGAGAGCAACCAGCTCTACCTCGGCGCCACCCAGAACAACGATCCGGCCACGGCCGAGGCCACCGGGCGCGCCTGGCAGTCCCACGGCACCAACCTGCACCAGGCGGCCGACGACCTGTACAACGCGATCACCGAGCTGGGCAACGCGTGGGTCGGCCAGGGTGCCGGTTCCGCGCAGGGCGCGCTGGTGGGCATCGCGAACTCCAGCAGGCAGGCCGGCGACGCCGCGCACACCATGTCCAGCCGCATGACGCAGCAGGCGACCGCGGCCGCCGAGGTCAAGAAGATGCCGGCGCCGAAGGACTTCGACCCGGCCAAGCAGACCGCGGCGATGCTCGCGGGCGGTCCGGCGGCGATGGTCGCGGACATGAAGCAGCAGGCCGACGAGGCGCGCGCCGTGCACGCCCAGCAGGTCCAGTACTTCAACGCCTACACGCAGGCGATGTCCGAGGTGGACGGCGCGACCCCGAGCTTCGGCCCGGAGTCGCTCGGCCTGCCGGCGGACGGCCGCATCGGCGGCACGTCGGCGCAGTCCGTCGGCGCCTCCACGGGTGCGGTCCCCGGTGCACTGGGTGCCACGGGTGCCGGTCCGGTCGGCGGGATCGCCGGCGGGATTCCCGGTGGCGGCGGGGCCGGCTTCGCGGCGGGCGGCGTGCCCGCTGGCGGGCCTGCTCCGCACGGCGCTCCGGTTCCGGCCCCGGCTCCGGCGCCGGGTGCCGTCTCGGGCGCCGGGCAGCCTGCCGTGGCGGCGCCCTCCGGCGGTGGCGGTTCCGCCGCGCTGGGTGCGGCGGCCGGTCTCGGTGCGGCGGGCCTCGCCGCGGTGGGCGGCAAGGCCGCGCTCGGCCGGGGCAGCAAGTCCGGGGCCAAGGAGCGTCCGGCCGACGAGACCGCGGCCAGCTCGGACCAGTCCCAGCAGCACGCCCAGAGCGCCGCGCAGCAGCAGGCCCAGCAGCAGGGCCTGATGTCCAGCGGTGGCACCATCGGCGGCGGCAGCACCACCCCGCCCGCGTCCGGTATGGGTGGTGGCATGGGTGCCGGTGGCGCGCACGGCGCGGAGGACGAGGAGCACACCCGTGCGTCCTTCCTCGTCGAGGCCGACCCCGACGAGGCGTTCGGCGCCAACGTGGCGACGGCGCCGCCGGTCATCGGTGCCTGGAACGACGACGAGGACGACCGCTGACCCGGCGCACGCGCGCGAACCCGAAAAGAGGGACTTGATGGTGCGAGCGGAGCTGCTCACTCCGCTGGAGCTGGACTTCCTCTGGGAGTCGTTCGGAGCAGGCGAACTGCCGTATCCGCTTGAGGTGCGCTCGCACGGTGCGACCATGGATGAGCGCGCCGACCTGCGACGGCAGACCCTGGACCGGCTGGCCGCGCGCGGCGCGGCCGACGGCAGGGGCCGTCCCGCGCCGCACCTCGAGGAGTTCTTCGAGGTGCTGGCCGGTGCGGACACCAGCCTGGACAGCGTGCACATCACCGCGCCCGACGCGCACCCGCTGCTGGCGGTGGCGGCGTCGCTCGCCGGGCGCGGTGTGCTCGCGGTGCGCGACGACAGGGGCTTCCACTTCCAGCCGATGCCGTCGGACGGTCTCGCCGGCGGGATCGTGTCCCTGCTGCCCGCCGCCCCGCGCGGCACCGAAAAGTCCATCACGGTCCCGCTCGAACAGCTCCTGACCACCACGGGCGCGGATTTCCTGCAGCGCCGTCCGGCGGGCGGCGGCCGCGCGAGCGCCGACGACGACCGCAAGGCGCTGGCGCGCCTGCAGGCCCAGCCGCGACTGCGGGGCGGGCAGATCGGCGCCAATGCACGCACCCGCGGCGGCGCGAAGAACCGGCCGCCGGTGCTGAGCTGGTTCGACACCGACGCGGGCCGCTACTTCACGCAGGCCAGCCGGGGGCACGACGGGCGCGACTGGATCACCATCGCCCCCGCGGACGCCGCCACGCTGCGGCACCGGCTCGGCGAGATGCTGGTCAGCGCGGCCGGTATGAACCTGGCTCCCGGCGGTGCCTGGTGAACCGCGCCGAGTTCTTCACGCCGTTGACCTTCGACTTCCTGTGGGAGGCCGCGGGGATCGGCGAGCTGCCGTACCCGCTGCAGGTGCGTTCGCACGGCGCGACCATGGACGAGCGCGCGACGCTGCGGCAGCGGGCGCACGACGAGCTGCGGGCCCGCGGCGTCCGTGATCACTACGGTCGCCTGGAACCGCAGGTCGAGGACTGGTTCCGGGTCCTGTCGCAGCCGAGTTCGAGCGTCGACGCGGTGCACATCCCGGACTTCCGGGTGCCGCCGGTGTCGATCCTCGCGGCCACCGACGGCACGCTGGGCGTCGTGGCGATCCAGGACGCCGACGGCATCTGGATCCGGCCGACCTTCGCCGAGGGGCTGGCCTCCACGGTCGTCGACCTGCTGCCGCCGGGCACCCGCGGCACCGAGGCTTCGATCACACTCCCGGTCGACGAGGCCCTGCGCATCCCGCCCACCCGGGCGGCCGTTCCGGTCGGCGCGGACGACCCGAAGCCGCGTCGACGGTCGCTGAGCGAAGCGCCGTCCGACCCGCGCGAGGCGTACGCGCGCCTGTCCGGTCAGCCCCGGCTGCGCGGTGGTCAGCTCGCCGCGAACAGCCGCTCCGAGGTGGTCGGCCGCCGCAGGTCACCGGTGCTGGGCTGGTTCGACACGGCCAGCGGCCGCTACCTGAGCCTGTCCCGGCCGGGCGCGGACGGCCGGGAGTGGGTCACCGTCTCCTCGGCGGACGCGAAAACCCTGCGTACGAGGCTTTCGGAGATGGTGGCGAGCGTCACGGCCGACCCCGGCCACTGACCTGCGCCACTTCGGGGAACCAGACCGCGGCATCGGCCGTTGACCTGCTTGAGACTCGTGCAGGTGCCCATGTCGGCCGGGCTGTACCCTGGATTGACGGGGTGTTCCTCGCACACCGCAAGTTGTTGTCTACACCGTGACGGCGGATGTGACATCTACCGCCTAGCCAGGGAGGGTCGAGGCCGAACGGCCGAGGCATATGGACCGGAAGCGCCTGCTCAGGAACCCGCTGCTGTGGATCGTCGCGGTTGTGTTGATCTTCCTCGCGGTCAACACCCTCTTCGACAGCGATCGCGGTTATACCCAGGTCCCCACTTCACAGGCGATTGCCCAGATCGACGGCAACAACGTGAAGGAAGCCAACCTGGAGGACAAGGAGCAACAGCTCAAGCTGTCGCTCACGAACAAGATCGATGTCGACGGCCAGCAGGTCGACCAGGTCATCACGTCGTTCCCCGGCGGGGCGACCGACCGGATCTACGCCAGCCTGGCCGACAAGCCGAACATCAAGTTCAGCACCACGGTGACGCAGCAGGGTTTCTTCACGCAGATCCTGTACTACATCATTCCGCTCGGCCTGCTGCTCCTGCTGCTGATGTGGATGATGAACAACGCGCAGGGCGGCGGCAACCGCGTCCTGAACTTCGGCAAGTCCAAGGCGAAGCAGCTGAACAAGGACATGCCGAAGACGACGTTCAACGACGTCGCGGGTGCCGACGAGGCGGTCGAAGAGCTCTACGAGATCAAGGACTTCCTGCAGAACCCGGCGCGCTACCAGGCGCTGGGCGCGAAGATCCCGAAGGGCGTGCTGCTGTACGGCCCGCCCGGTACCGGTAAGACGCTGCTCGCGCGTGCCGTCGCCGGTGAGGCGGCCGTGCCGTTCTACACGATCTCCGGGTCCGACTTCGTCGAGATGTTCGTCGGTGTCGGTGCCTCCCGGGTGCGTGACCTGTTCGAGCAGGCCAAGCAGAACGCGCCGTGCATCATTTTCGTCGACGAGATCGACGCGGTCGGCCGCCAGCGCGGCGCCGGCCTCGGCGGTGGTCACGACGAGCGCGAGCAGACGCTGAACCAGCTGCTCGTCGAGATGGACGGCTTCGACTCGCGCGGCGGCATCATCCTGATCGCGGCAACCAACCGGCCGGACATCCTCGACCCGGCGCTGCTGCGCCCCGGCCGCTTCGACCGGCAGATCCCGGTGTCCGCGCCGGACCTCGCCGGCCGCCGCCAGATCCTCGAGGTGCACTCGAAGGGCAAGCCGCTGGCGCAGGGTGTCGACCTGCACGCGCTGGCCAAGCGCACCGTGGGCATGTCCGGTGCCGACCTGGCCAACGTCATCAACGAGGCCGCGCTGCTCACCGCGCGCCAGAACGGGCACGTGATCACCGATTCGGCGCTGGAGGAGTCGGTCGACCGCGTGATCGGCGGCCCGGCCCGCAAGAGCCGGATCATCTCCGAGCAGGAGAAGAAGATCACCGCCTACCACGAGGGCGGGCACGCGCTGGCCGCGTGGGCGATGCCGGACCTGGAGCCGGTGTACAAGCTGACGATCCTGCCGCGTGGCCGGACGGGTGGGCACGCGCTGGTCGTCCCCGAGGACGACAAGCAGCTGATGACCCGGTCCGAGATGATCGCCCGGCTGGTGTTCGCCATGGGTGGCCGCACCGCCGAGGAACTGGTCTTCCACGAGCCGACCACGGGCGCGTCGTCCGACATCGAGCAGGCGACCAAGATCGCCAAGGCGATGGTCATGGAGTACGGCATGAGCGCCCGCCTCGGCGCCGTGAAGTACGGCCAGGACCAGGGCGACCCGTTCCTGGGCCGCTCGGCGGGCCGCCAGGCGGACTACTCGCTCGAAGTCGCGCACGAGATCGACGAAGAGGTCCGCAAGCTCATCGAGACCGCGCACACCGAGGCGTGGGAGGTGCTCAACACCTACCGCGACGTGCTCGACGACCTGGTGCTGGAGCTCCTGGAGAAGGAGACGCTGAGCCGCAAGGATCTCGAGCGGATCTTCGCCTCCGTCGAGAAGCGCCCGCACATCACCGTCTTCAACGAGTTCGGTGAGCGCACCCCGTCGGACAAGCCGCCGATCAAGACCCCGGGTGAGCTGGCGATGGAGCGCGGTGAGCCGTGGCCGCCGCCGGAGAAGAAGCCGGCGCCGCGTCAGGTGCCGACCCCGGTCGGGACCGCGCCGGGCGGTGGCGACCTGCCCGGTGGTCCGCCGTACAGCCAGCCGGAGCCGCCGTCGAACCCGTACGCGCCGCCGTCGCCCGGCGGGTCGAACGGGGGCCGTCCGTACGGCCCGAACGGCACCGGGCAGTGGCCGCAGCCCTACAACGGTGACAACCAGTCGGGCCCGCCGAACTACGGTGCGCCTCCGGGCTGGACCCCGGCGACTCAGCCGGGTGGTCAGACCCCGTGGCGCCCCGGCCAGGGCGAGCAGCCGCGGCAGGGCGACTGGTTCGGTGGCCGCGACGAGGGCCAGGGCCAGCACCGGCGGAATCCCGACGAGCAGGACGGTCAAGATCGACAGTGAGCTGACGCCCGAGGAGGGACCGGTCTTCGACCAGGCGCGTGCCGAGAAGGCGGTGCGTGAGCTGCTGGAGGCCGTGGGCGAGAACCCGGACCGGGAGGGTCTGCGCGACACTCCCGCCCGGGTGGCCCGTGCCTACCGGGAGATGTTCGCCGGGCTCTACACCGATCCCGCCTCGGTGCTGGCACGCACCTTCGACGAGTCGCACGAAGAGCTGGTGCTGGTCACCGACATCCCGATGTACAGCACGTGTGAGCACCACCTGGTGCCGTTCCACGGGGTTGCGCACGTCGGGTACATCCCGAACAGCCAGGGCAAGGTCACCGGCTTGTCGAAGCTTGCGCGGCTGGTCGACCTCTACGCGAAGCGCCCGCAGGTGCAGGAACGGCTGACCTCGCAGATCGCGGACGCGCTGGTGCGCAAGCTCGAACCGCGGGGCGTGATCGTCGTGGTCGAGGCCGAGCACCTGTGCATGTCGATGCGGGGCATCCGCAAGCCCGGTGCCCGCACCACGACTTCGGCGGTGCGGGGCATGCTGCAGTCGTCGGCGACGTCGCGGGCGGAGGCGCTGGAACTGATCAAGGGCCGTCGATGAGTTCGCCGGACCGGTGTCTGGTGATGGGCGTCCTGAACGTCACGCCGGACTCGTTTTCGGACGGTGGCCGTTATTTCGGCCTGGATGGCGCGCTGGCGCACGCCCATGAGATGTGGGAGCGCGGCGCGGACATCATCGACGTGGGTGGCGAGTCGACGCGGCCCGGTTCGTCCCGGGTGGACGCGGAGACCGAGATCGCCAGGGTGCTGCCGGTCGTGCGCGCGCTCGCGGCGGACGGTCTGCGGATTTCGGTGGACACCACGCGCGCGGCGGTCGCCGAGGCGACGCTCGATGCGGGGGCCGAGATCATCAACGACGTGTCCGGTGGTCTCGCGGACCCGGCCATGGCGAAGGTGGCCGCGACGAGTCAGGCGCCGTGGGTGCTGATGCACTGGCGCGGGCACAGCAAGGACATGAACGCGCTCGCCACGTACGACGATGTGGTCGCCGATGTGCGGGACGAGCTGGGGTCGCGGGTGGAGGCGGCGCTCGCGGCGGGTGTCGCGCCGGAGAAGATCATCCTCGATCCCGGCCTGGGTTTCGCGAAGCGCGGCGAGCACGACTGGGCGCTGCTGAACCGGCTGGACGTTTTTCAGGACATGGGTTTCCCGGTGCTGGTGGGGGCTTCGCGCAAGCGGTTCCTGGGCACGCTGCTGGCGTCGGACGGTGTGCCACGACCCCCGGCAGGCCGTGAAGACGCGACCGCGGCCGTTTCGGCGATCGCCGCGGTGCAGGGGGCATGGGGCGTGCGGGTGCACAACGTCGGCGCGTCGCTGGACGCGGTCGCGGTCGCCGCGGCGTGGAGGCGTGGACGTGCCTGACCGGATCACGCTCACCGGGCTGCGGGTGTTCGGGCGGCACGGGGTTTTCGAGCACGAGAAGCGGGACGGGCAGGAGTTCGTGGTCGACGTCGTCGCGTGGCTGGACCTGGCGCCCGCCGCCGCTTCGGACGATCTGCGGGAGACGTTGCACTACGGCGAGCTGGCGCAGCTGGCGGCGGACATCGTCGGCGGCGAGCCGTACGATCTGATCGAAAGCGTCGCGGGCCGGATCGCCGGCGAGGTGCTGGCGAAGGATCCCCGCTTGTCCGCTGTGGAGGTCACGGTGCACAAACCGTCCGCGCCGATCCCGCTGACCTTCGCCGACGTGGCGGTCACCGTGCACCGGACCCGCACGTGAGGGCGGTCCTGTCACTCGGCTCGAACCTCGGCGATCGCCTGGCTCACCTGCGCTCCGTCGTGGACGGTCTGGGACC containing:
- the hpt gene encoding hypoxanthine phosphoribosyltransferase, with the protein product MYEGEIASVLITEQQIEDKVTELAKQIAADYERETSAGDLLLVGVLKGAVMFMTDFARVLPMPAQLEFMAVSSYGSSTSSSGVVRILKDLDRDITGRHVLIVEDIVDSGLTLSWLLKNLASRDPASLEVVTLLRKPDAVKVDVPVRYVGFDIPNEFVVGYGLDYAERYRDLPYIGTLDPKVYGA
- a CDS encoding ESX secretion-associated protein EspG codes for the protein MNRAEFFTPLTFDFLWEAAGIGELPYPLQVRSHGATMDERATLRQRAHDELRARGVRDHYGRLEPQVEDWFRVLSQPSSSVDAVHIPDFRVPPVSILAATDGTLGVVAIQDADGIWIRPTFAEGLASTVVDLLPPGTRGTEASITLPVDEALRIPPTRAAVPVGADDPKPRRRSLSEAPSDPREAYARLSGQPRLRGGQLAANSRSEVVGRRRSPVLGWFDTASGRYLSLSRPGADGREWVTVSSADAKTLRTRLSEMVASVTADPGH
- a CDS encoding WXG100 family type VII secretion target, whose protein sequence is MTSPSSDFRGGSVQLGDNGESAALVQQARSGAGGFTYGGDRAIGSPPNWASQESNQLYLGATQNNDPATAEATGRAWQSHGTNLHQAADDLYNAITELGNAWVGQGAGSAQGALVGIANSSRQAGDAAHTMSSRMTQQATAAAEVKKMPAPKDFDPAKQTAAMLAGGPAAMVADMKQQADEARAVHAQQVQYFNAYTQAMSEVDGATPSFGPESLGLPADGRIGGTSAQSVGASTGAVPGALGATGAGPVGGIAGGIPGGGGAGFAAGGVPAGGPAPHGAPVPAPAPAPGAVSGAGQPAVAAPSGGGGSAALGAAAGLGAAGLAAVGGKAALGRGSKSGAKERPADETAASSDQSQQHAQSAAQQQAQQQGLMSSGGTIGGGSTTPPASGMGGGMGAGGAHGAEDEEHTRASFLVEADPDEAFGANVATAPPVIGAWNDDEDDR
- a CDS encoding zinc-dependent metalloprotease, giving the protein MSEVATRPVVDWSLAASTGAFLARGGPVVSREEATLAVTELRDLTVDAEAHVRDLTGLGSGLPLLPGDVVDRPGWVRSAAAGLDALTAKALPPNPTGPLAPVLAGGAGVQTGVVLAFLASRVLGQYDPFGGPDRDGRLILVAPNVVTAQQALRVPGRDFRMWVCLHESTHRLQFTAVSWLRDYFADEVERLVGGLTGDDDGVADLLGRLPDALREVKRARADGIVAVGQLLRSPEQREVFDRLLALSTLLEGHADYVMDAVGPSVVPTVETIRARFTDRRQGGGLLDRLLRALLGVDAKIRQYAQGAAFTRHVVGRVGMAGFNAVWTSPNTLPTRSEIADPEAWVRRVHP
- the dacB gene encoding D-alanyl-D-alanine carboxypeptidase/D-alanyl-D-alanine endopeptidase; protein product: MPSNDQPEWPSEDIDVPDVSAEEKPADGGATAQLPVPDKVSLPEQPTLFVPGEPARDVEKTQFIATPKPDAESTQVIDLRQAPPPEEQQTEPRPVPRPQQTPPPRPQPPEQHQPPRPQPVQPAAVPLVQPMRIEPGGDVHPAEATTGEEPPPPAPRAEPKPKRRKRVLLTGVVALVLVVVVGAALAIPYVSNRLGLPWAPNLPQGDAPDPVPVALSLQAPSESAPEPTAAGVSSALASAASAPALGTLTGAVIDPATGELLWNRNAGQFRTPASTTKLLTTSAALLAVDPGTQLSTKVVQGSSPDTAVIVAGGDITLSSLPAGQQSVYSGAAHLDDLVAQVKQASGGAIKKVQIDTSVWSGAQTAPGWAADDAPLYTAAMTPVMLDGGLTDPTNDHSVRVAQPATTVLQTFANRLGVTAAGNGTAPQDAKVLGEVKSAPLSELIAHALEASDNTLADAIGRLTATATGAQASFAGAAQATLSVLSQNGFDVSQVKLSDNSGLSPQNAVPAKLLAEILSVAAGPDGKDPRTAKLRPMLAGLPVAGGSGTLDDRYDAPGSEPGKGWVRAKTGTLSGVHTLAGVVLDSDGRVLVFALMSDGADQDSARAALDVVATSIRGCGCR
- a CDS encoding ESX secretion-associated protein EspG, whose translation is MVRAELLTPLELDFLWESFGAGELPYPLEVRSHGATMDERADLRRQTLDRLAARGAADGRGRPAPHLEEFFEVLAGADTSLDSVHITAPDAHPLLAVAASLAGRGVLAVRDDRGFHFQPMPSDGLAGGIVSLLPAAPRGTEKSITVPLEQLLTTTGADFLQRRPAGGGRASADDDRKALARLQAQPRLRGGQIGANARTRGGAKNRPPVLSWFDTDAGRYFTQASRGHDGRDWITIAPADAATLRHRLGEMLVSAAGMNLAPGGAW
- the tilS gene encoding tRNA lysidine(34) synthetase TilS; the protein is MTGPHPAVAEVRRAVRKLLAGCPDPAGIDVALSGGADSLALTEAAVFTGRRLGLPVRALVVDHGLQEGSARVAAEAAAVARELGVDSAEVLAVEVTGPGGPEAAARYARYAALREHHRGIVLLGHTRDDQAETVLLGLGRGSGPRSIAGMRAVDHPWGRPLLDVPRETTRAACRALGLTPWEDPHNSDPRFTRARLRAEVLPLLDEVLGGGVAGALARTAAQLREDSEALDAFAADFLARHGKPDIEALAPLPASLRRRVLRDWLVAGGARGLTDAHLRSVDALVGEWRGQGGVWLPGGLVVTRTHGRLAMNPPETRGD